The Pan paniscus chromosome 2, NHGRI_mPanPan1-v2.0_pri, whole genome shotgun sequence genome contains the following window.
tttccttgcctGATGAACACCTACTCAACCTCCAGTGTCCAGCTCAAATGTCGTCTGCTCAGTGGAGCTTTGCCCAACTCCTACAGCCAAAGCTAATTACTCCCACCTCACTGTTTCCATAGCAATGTGTTGATATCCTTATTATAGCACTCTGCATCATGGTTAAGATGGCGGTTTATGCTTTGGCTTCCCCTTttagatcgtgaggtcaggaatCATCTTTTTGTTCACGTAGCTgagaataatgcctggcacaacAGTACAAGTTTGCTGATGAACAAATGAGTGTATAAGACAAAGAAGACATACTCCATACAGTAGTTCTGTTTCTTGGCATATCACATCTTCTGTAACACATCACTATTTTCCCCATCATTACTACTTTACTAACATTGCTGGTTAGGAGGAAACACatgatttttctccattttagcAAGTATAGACTAGTCATTCGATAAAAAACCCTTTTATTCTATCTTGCTTTCTGTTCAGAGAAATTCTTAGGCTAAGGATACTCTTCTAGAAGATGTTCATCCTCTCTCATCAACTGTACAACTAATTACAGAtatcttgaaattttaaattttatctctatttttatgcatttctttagctaaagaagaaaattccaaaatttaGAATAATCCTGTAAGTTATTAATACAAAAATACCTCAACTTTTTTAGTATTAGACAATGTGATATAAATggagtatttctatgtttaagcAGCAAGATAAGTTTTTGAACAAAAACTTAcgattgaaaaagagaaaagcagagacCTTATCTCTGTATGTTTTTGGTAATTTGATTAATGCCTAGTACAGTGATAGCATGTAACAGATGCTCATAAACACTAGCAGCTGTTTATATGTGACTCACTTTTTTAATCTATCCAATATATTTTACAAGTGAACAAGTTCCCACTCAAGTATCTTGGTAAATTAACTTTAAAAGCTTCCTATAAGTTAATTAATTCCTATGAAAATCTATCAATAATATGATCAGATCTACTGAGGTCATGTGAATAGCTTTAAGTTTATTTTGGTGTGTTTCTAAGGAGCAGGCAGTTTTAAAGCAAAGCCTCTTATTTGTTACTGATAGCATGTGACGATAATATGCAACTTGGTATAAATGAACTGCTATATTCCTAACCTctacttaattatttttttaagatacagaGAAGAAATAACCAATATTGCTGCTCAATCATCCACATTCTTTGAAGTGAATGCCTGTTAGATGTTTAGCTTTCTGAAACTTTGAACTAAATCTATTATACTCCCTAAATAGCCTGTATTTAATGGGCAATCAATACACATCTGTGAAGGAATTAAttcacaatatatgtatatatacagtatcaaatagaatatatatgtatatatgttcatGCAAAAATCAGTCATATGGATTGATCatacatttgattatttttcccCATGAAAGAATTAAATTCATCCTCTTTGATGAAAACAGATACTTCCTTGATATAAATGCAAGAATTTCTAGTGGACTTTTGATTACATATTGGGGACAAATTTTCTTTTCCAGGTTATAGGATTACTGAAAATAAGTTTGATATAtcagttttcatattttacacaaCTGAAAAATGAAGCCAATCTATATTTGTTTAAACAATGACAAAAGTTTTAAATGGTTTTATGCATTAAGTTACCATGTGCCAGTCTGTTTCAACTTTTCTGAATATAGATTCCATTTTCCACACACCATTCTCCCATCCAGAAATGGTTTGATTGTTATTTGAAACTCGAACATAACGATCTTTCACAATATTGTAACAAAGGTGGAGCTGTTTAGAAATCTTCTCATTTTCACAGGGAATAAACGaggtttcttttctcttaaaaagaaagcagaattaGTTTTTCAACATTATGAaagatgtaaaaaagaaaaaagagaaattactaAGCAGAGTGGTAAGAGAATCCttcaaaattgaaaagaaaaaattagtgccattggaaaatttggaaattattttataaattaaatataatcagTATGATGTTATTATAACTCTAAACATTACTAGAGAGAAAAACAAGAAGTATGAGCTCTGActtatatttttgtgattttgcATTCaatgaattcattaatttttattcttttctaccaCCACCACTATCCCCCTACTTGGACTTCTACAATTGTCTCCTGAAGCTGACTCCCAGCTTTCAACTCTTACCTCTCCTATCCATGCTCCACATAGCaatgaaaatgatttttgaaaaaatgtaaactAGGATATGTCACTTTCCTGCTTAACTCACTTCAGTGACTTAAACTCCAAGCTCTTTACCACGGCTACCAGGGCCTTATGTGATGGTTCACCCTGCTTGCTTCTCCAACCAGATCTTCTGTTACTCTTCCCTTTCATTTCTACACTCACATCACATTACTTTTCCTTTAGTTCCTCAAAAAGGTCCAGCTCATTTTGCCTCACAGCTTTGACACATGCTGCTTCCTGTGTCTAGGATGCTGTTCTTTCTACTCTCCACATActtgattctttctcatcctgAGTCCTCAACCATTTCCTCAGTGTCCTTTCCTAATTCACTAAGCTAGGAGAGCAGCTGAAAGGTATAGCATGAAACAGTCTTCTGCATGtgtaaaattattacaaaagCTTGTATTTTAACCTTAAAATCCCAGGCAATCTTTGCATTCTAGTCcaaaataacattaatattttataaaatattttaattctaagattaaaataaaacttttctttctggaaatgaTAGTACCAATGTTCCTTCTGTTTCCAATTGATTGCAAGATTAATTCCAAAAGTATTTAGGattaatgtttttctatttacttttaaaacaaacatccatttctaaaggaaaaaatgatttctttttaaatccatGGCCCTAAAATGGTCTCCAGcaattaagaaacttaaaaaaaatttcaaaagggaAAACAATGTGGTATGCAAcccaattcatatttttaaagttaatcaACTTCCATGCCATGCAAGAGGTAGCACACCCatgcataaaaagaaatgaagacctaAATAATATCCATGTTTTAAATTGAACACAGCTGCGAATTAAATTAGCTCTTTTTAACTGGCTGTATTTAGATTTATACTTGTAACACACTGCATTGGCAgtgatttaaattatttgttgaatttgGATCTTGTAATCCTATGGCTGAACCAACACTTTTAACTGCCTGCTACAGACGATGggataaattaaaaagcaaacataaaatttattagtGATAATTCACTCCTTTAAAACATATTCTGTTACTAGAGAAATGAACTGTAACAATGGCAAATTTATAAAAAGTAGATAAATACAACTTCAATTTGTTTGGAACTGCTTGATACTGATACTGTGatgagttatttttctttcaagcGTTTTTCATTGCAAATTtcctaaacattttattaaatgctcTCCAGTGACTCAACTTTAGCTCCCTAAGGGCAAAGGACAGTCTATTATACTGTCCTAATGCCTGTTACAAAGCCTAGCACACTGTTTTTTACCTAGTCCCTTAACTTTAGGACCTACCTATGGAAattatatttccattgttatttaattttggaAGATTAATCATGTGgtatcttaaaataaattttaatgtaacagTAATCATGCCACCAGCAATTTCTAGCCAATATCAGATACATGCAAGCATATACCAAGAAATAAACACTTTCATCAGCTGAATTCCCCAAATTCTGTATTTTCTCCACTCCATAAAGTTTTCATCTGGAGAGGAAAAAAGTAACAGCATTCTTTTAAATGCATTAGAATCTCattttaaaagacctaaataagcacttcacaaaagagaatgagaatatCCAAAAGTTTAAAGAACAGGCATTCAACATAATTAGTCATCaccaaaatgcaaattaaaatcacgaTACTACTATACGCCACCAGAACTGCTAAAATGAAAAGATAGACAATACCAAGTGTACACAAAGATGTCGAAAAATTTCATATACTGCTGGTGAGAGTATAAGCTGGCATAACCATTTTGAAAAACTGTTTGGCAATATGTACTAAAGCTGAATATACTCATACTCTAttacctagcaattccactcctaggtatacatcCAACAAAATGCCTAAACGTATTCACTGAAAACGTGAATATAAATGTTCAGAGCAGCACCATTTATATCAGCCAAaactagaaataacccaaatagcCATCAACAGTGAAAAATTACATTCATACAATAAATTATACAGCAATGAGAACATACCATACATGTTGCAACATGTATCTCACTGACACAAAGTTGCACAAAACAAGCTATATACAAAACAGTACgtgctatatgattccattttataaagcacagtaacaggcaaaactaatataTGATGTTAGAAGCCAGAATAATGATTACTTTAGAGGGTGTAAGGCAGTGGGGAAAGAAACTCACGCTTGTTTCTACGGTTCCAGTGATCTATTTCTTATTCTGGTTGGCGATTACATGGGTGTTAAATTTGTAAACATTCATTAAGCTGTACATTTATAATTTGTGCATTTTCCTGTATATTCTTCAGTAAAAGTTACACTGCACTAAAAATTTACAtaaggtaaaaaaaattttaagtcccattttaaaaatgctttgctAACTCTTACACTATAATGCTATGTAAATCAATTACTGGTTCTCTtcaaatgtttgcattttaaaataattactctcAAGTTAACTGAAAGGTCATAGTCAATGCAGTTGGAGGATAGTATAGGAAGAGCATAGTATAGGAAGCAGGAAAGTAAAAGGATCATCATGCTAGAATGAATTAAATACCTGTAGACCCATTTCACCTCGGGCTACTCTCCAAGCCACTGACCCAGATATTCTTCCCCCAAGTTCTCCAGGTTTAGGGGTTTTGGGAGATATAAATTCAACAAGCTCCACAATTATCCTCTGGAGAagttctttccttctgttttctgaCAAAAACAGTTGCCTCTGtaattcatgttttttaaaaaagttgttaaGATTAGGGGAATGTATAGGTCCATCTCTAAGCAAGAATATACTTAAAACACTTGCATTTTAAGAGGTCTTGAAACAAgtactgaattttattttcaaacatatatTATTCAGCAAATAAAAAGGACACTGTGGaaaacttaaataattttataaattttatgttggGAAATCATTTAACACCTATTTCCAACTCTCTATGAGCTCTACTGTCCTAGATTTATTTATAATGAAGGTAGCAACTTCTGTTTCTGGATATGATAGACTGGCTTGTGTCAGAATGTCTTACTGAGAAAAGCTAGAAAAGCTagtggaaacacacacacagaacactcACATATAAACACCTGTTTGAGTGCAACAGAAAGCTGTAAAGGCAGCCAGAACTTCAGAAGTCAAGAttccaagagaagaaaagaattgaGGTGAAGGGCACATACTGCACCTCTTTTCCCTTCCAGTCATTTGTCAATTATTAAGTGGCATGAGAAGAGGCTGAGAAGCCTTTAGTCTAAAGTGCTGGAAATCAAAGCAGAATTTTTAGCAGAATCACAGTGCTGGGGTAAAAATAAACTGAGGGTCAGAGTGTTCTAATGCAAAGGGATATAGCAAATAATCCAGGTTTTCAGGTAGAGATCTCTGAAGGGCTACACATTAGGAGTAAGTGCAGATTCAAAATAGACTGAAACCTCACCTGGAATCATTGTCACTGATTGGATTAATGTGCTCTGCCCTGTTCTAACTGCCTGCTACAGCAAAATTcactgcttattttttaatttatgaaaaaaacccACATGTATAGAGTTAAAAATTTCAATACTATCAAAggggtataaaataaaaattgaacctTTCATCTTGGAACTCCAGTTCCTCTTCTCAGAAGTAGTCATTGTTAATAACTTCCTGTGCCTTGCTTCAGAAATTTCCTCACATGgacgtgcgtgcgtgtgtgtgtgtgtgtgtgtgtgtgtatgtatgtacatacataatacataaatatgAGTCTGTGTCATATCCAAGGCACAGTTACACTGATAAATAAGACAACACACTTTTTGTCAGGTACTACCAATATTGAAATTGTTTCATAGAACTTTGAGATGAGACAGTTTAATCCAAAATAactcataatatttaaaatgagtcCTCAAAATTTTCAatgaacaaaaagaatatttttattctttaatattcaaaaagaatattaaaatattcttgctTATAAAACAATGCTACTACTTTAAGAATTTCAATAGGCTAATAAATGGCTATTCTCGATTACATAAAAAATGTCAACTGTTCTTTCAAAAAAGATAGCCACCCCATACCTGCTTATTAAGTCCATTAATAGTGTCTCGAAGTAATGCTTCTTTAACCTTAGTTCTTCTGGCAATCACCTCTTCATGTTTGCAGGAATATCGCCAAGTGACATCAACTATCTGAAACAAATAACAGAATACAAATACTTAACAAGATTACAACCATCAACCTTTATTTACTAAATACCTAGaatgtatgtaatttttaaatgcatttttttggagacgaagtctcgctctgttgtccaggctagagtgcagtggcgtgatctcagctcactgcagtctcactTCCCAGGGTCAAGAGATTCTcgtttctcagcctcctgagtagctgggactacaggcatgcaccatcacgcctggctgatttttgtattgttttaagtagagacggggtttcaccatgttggctaggctggtctcgaactcctgacctcaggtgatccacccaccttggcctcccaaagtgctgggattataagcatgagccaccacgcccagccttaaatGCAATTTTTAGAATACTAtcctttgtttaaaatttaaaagtcatggggcctggtgcagtggctcatgcctgtaatctcagcactttgggaggctgaggtgagcagatcacctgaggtcaggagttggagcccagcctggccaatacggtgaaaccccgtctctactaaaaaaaacaaaaaaacaaaaaaaattagccagatgtggtggcatgtgcttgtaatcccagttactcaggaggctgaggcaggagaatcgcttgaacctgggaggcagaggttgcagtgagccgggatcatgcaactgcactccagcctgggcaagagggtgagactgtctcaaaaaattaaaataaaataaaataaaataaaacttaaaagccTATAAAATAAACGGAAGAGAATACGTCACTTATTCATTCCTAAACAGTTGACAGTTTAACCAGAAATGCTAtgataaaaaagtgaaaatttcaaaacattacctttttaaaatttatctgcaAAGCTGATTCCacaaaattcaacaaataaaaattttatccatttttattgtattagaTTTATATTACAGAACTGATTTTTGATACAAGTGgaaagacaattcaatggagaaaaaataatcttttcaataaatggtgctagaacaattCATTATCCATATGTAAAAAAAACTTCATACACCTTGgatcatataaaaaaattaactcaaaatggattgcaGACATAAGCgtaaaaccaaaaatataaaacttttaaaacaaaacataggagaaaatcatTGTGACCAAGGGCTAGgcaaaatttcttaaatataacatcaaaaagcacaatccataaaacaACAAATTGGTAAACTGAACACCAGTTTCTTCTCTTCAAAAGTCATTAAGAGCATAAAAAGACAAACTACAGATAGggagaaaaatctttgcaaaGCACATATCTGATAATGGacttatataagaatatataaagaactctcaaaacccaacagtaagaaaacacaatacccaattaaaaaaaaataagcaaaggggaCATATGGATGGTAagcaaacacataaaaagatgctcagtatTATTTgtcattagggaagtgcaaataaaaaccataatgaaatgccactacacacctattaaaggggataaaattaaaaagtcagatCATACTAAATGTTAGCAAGgacatggagaaactggaaactTACATACTGCTTGcgaaaatgtaaaatggcacaaccacGTTGGAAAATAGTTTAGCGGTTTCTTAAAAAGTTGTATGTATATCTACCATATAATGCAGCCATTCTACTCCTAGGCattaagcaaagagaaaaggcaGCATATGCCCATATAAAGACTTGTGTGCCTGAGTGTTCATGGCAGCTTAATTTGAAATTGTGAAAAAAACTGGGAACTACCCAAATAGCCATCAACAGGTGAAATGGTAAACTATGGCACATCCATACAATGAATACTGATTTGCAGTGATGATTTCAGTGTATACAAATAAAAGTTATCAAACTGTACAATTTAAATATATGCAGGTTATTGTATGTTAATTATACATTCATAaaactgtcaaaaaagaaaaaaatatgttttacttttggaaaaaagtttttttcttttatgccctACCTCATCTTTTGAAAATGCTATGACATAGGAAAGCTTCTTGCCCCATCCTATTTCATAAAGGAGTGGCTTGTCACAGACATCTTCACATGCATCACagtgcagccaccgctgctgagaAGGAGAATAGACTTCTGTCCAGACATGGTCTACTCAAGTAAGAGAAAAGAGAGCAAtggaaaaaagacaatgaaatcaGAATGACTTCCAATAACTATACACAAACTCCTAAGAATCATAAAGTAATGCATAATATTCTGAATTTCAGTTAATAAGTGCATTTTGTGGCACACAGGATTTTAGAATACCTGTAttaatttctgtctctttgaaatccttaaaaatgtttttccaatCTCCTTTAACGTGGTCAGTTTTAGGCTTAATGTGCGCTGTAACTCTTAAGAAGGTAGACATATTAAAGAGCAGCATAAAAAATATCATCCTGAGTTTACCATCATGAAGGAGTTAATGCCACTTTTGAAACTACAGTCTCTCTCTCTGGACTTTAAGGCCCAGAACCAGCAGGAAGTCTAATAGAATCTCTGATCAATACATGctttatatttgattttaagaGAACACTAACTATTAATGGAAggtttcatttaattctttagaaaatggaaacacaaggAAAACAACTTTTTAACATGTAGACCACACAAGTCATTTCTAAATAGGGACAATGCAAATATcacatgacttttattatttctgtataCTGTGCTTTAAGTTTATAGTTTACTACATTTTTTACAGTAATCCCTATAGCAATGAAGATTTCTATGGTACATTATTACATGTTTTTATCCATATATAAACAGCATCACTATAAATGCCACGGTAAATtgctaataaaagaaataagacctagtgtttgatagaTCAATAGGGTGTTTACAGTTTACAATAATCTACTGCATATTTCATAATAGCTAGAAGAGAGTAATTCAAATGTTTCCagcataaagacaaatatttaagatcTCAGATACCCCAATAATACTGATTTGCTCTGTAGAATTTATATAAATGCATTAAATTATTACAAGTATCCcccaaatatgtacatctattatgcatcaataaaaaaataaaggggaaaaaaaggaatatttatagTGCAAAGCACCAGGCCCAGTGCTAGGTGTTTTACAAAACTCTTGTGATCCCTTCAAAAAACCTGGAAGGTTGGTATTATTACTGTTTTACACAAGGCAAATGGAAGGTCAGACTGACAAGGCCAAAAAGTAACAGAGAATCATGGGCTCAGAATGTAAACCCAAACCTGCAAGCCTGCAAAGCCCTACTACCCTCTGCTCATTCCACATTCTGTACCTGTGTAATCCCAAACATAGCGAGCTTCAAACCCTACAGCTCGGCAGCACAGTGTAAAACAATTGGCCCACTCGCCACACCGTCCACATCTTGTTTCCAAAAGTTTCTCAGGGTTATTATAtctggtttaaaaagaaaaaaaaacttaattatcAAAATCAAGATTTTTAAGAGAATTTACATTACCTCTATGCTaaacagaaatgtttaatttttttttttttttttgagacggagtctcgctctgtcacccaggctggagtgcagtggtgcaatctcggctcactgcaacctccgcctcccaggttcaagtgattctcctgcctcagcctccagagtatctgggactacaggtgcatgccaccaggtctggctaattttgtgtgtattttcagtagagacggggtttcaccatgttagccaggatggtctcgatctcctgacctcgtgatccgcccgcctcagcctcccaaagtgctgagattacaggtgtgagccactgcgcccggcctttaatttgtttttaaatatttatttagaaatctaGAATATATGAAGCACAATGTTAGAACATTTggtgaaaaataattaaacagtAGTACTGCTTTCAAGGTGTTCACAATCCTGAGGAAAGGAATGaacacaaataatttaaatatatggcAGAATGTGATCAAACAATACAGCAGGTCAGATTAGTGATCAAACAATACAACAGGTCAGAAAGTGGCTGGTGAGGAGAGCTTTTATTTGATCTGTGTTTTGAATAATGTAAGATTTGGAGAAGCAAATTCTCTAGGCAATTTGCCTAAAGCATTAGCACTAAAGTGGTATAACTAGCTCACTGTATTTAAAAGGTAAACAACTTTAACAAATTACTCAACAAAAATTTTAGCTTAGTTTAATtcaattttatctaaaatattatctttctttctaataatcattttgattaaaattttacTCTTTTGAAGTATTTAAAGGTGCCTGCTAATTTGGAAGTAGTTTTTTGGGAtctatttgtaacattcttttcaGAAGTTACTCCAATTATAAAATTACCAGACAATTCGAGAACattaaattttgcattttgtgtTGAGATGGGTTTTGAACCGAAACAGCTGAGCAGGAAAAGTGCTGCAGCTGAGCAGAGAGGTCAGCCACGTGCTttggaaggaaaggaaacagTGGTATAAATGAATGGGCTCTGCGATGACAAGTCTGTTAAGCAAATGCTTAACCAAGCATTTCTTaagctaaataaatgaatttataacttaggtaattaaatttttttttttttttgagacaaagtctcactctgtcgcccaggctggagcacagtggcacaatcttggatcactgcaacctctgcctcccaggttcaagcaatcctcctgcctcagcctccccatatAGAGAAGAGCTAGAGGTTAAAACAAGCACATGATAAGAAACTATGTCCTaagctaaaaaaaattagatatttttaaaacgtGGTATCTTTTCTTGACTGATAATACAACCAGACTTTATAAACATTGCCAAGTCAGAAAATCTGAAAACAGGCTTATAAATTAAAGaatggaaattaatttaaaatttaaaatgtccttAGTTTAAAATTTAGAGATATGAGGAGTAGGTTAGGTTGGGCAGGGGAAGCACCTAACTAAAACAAACTTCTGCTAATAAGACTGATAATAATAATGCTGATTATTGTGAGAGTGAATACAATTATGTGTTTAAAATAATCATCCGATGATAATATGGAAGGTAAAAGTATACCTCAGCATTATTATAAGTATTGTTAGCTATCAGACAGTTAAAAATTAGGAATTAAAAAAGAGTAATACAAGATTTATAGCATTAAACATGTTATGACTATACTCAAGTTATACTTTAGAACAAGAGTCAACAAATTTCCTATAAAAGACAGATGGTGAATATTTCAGACTTTGTGGGTCATATCATTTCTGTCACCATTATTCAACTCTGCTTGttgcagcataaaaacagaccatAAGCAAATAAATCAGCATGGTTATGTTCTagtaaaactttacttacaaaaacaggATGTCGGCTGGATTTAGCCTGCCAGCCACGGTTTGCTCACCTGTGTTTTAGAGGAATATATTTctgataattaaatattaaaaagttcatTTAGTAAAAACTCTCTTCTAACTATTTCATTAAGAGATTATTCTGACTTTACCATCCAGGGCACCCACCTTGGGAATCGATTGCTGAACTGGCAGGCATCACAGTAATGATCTTCCACTTCCTTTGCACCCCACttcagctcatcatcactgggcaGTAATGATCTATCTCTAGACCTAGTCTGTCCACCACATTTGCTGCACAAAACGTTATTCACCCAGTGAAAAAATTCTTCCTTAAACCAGTGCAAAAGCTCCAGCAAAAGAAAATCCTCATCACTTATATTGATACCTGAGAAATTAAGGGAGAACCAAGTAAGAACTAAAACTGACAAAACTTAAACTATCCAAACATATTTATTCTCAAATACGAAcctgaaaaatatgaaaacataagATGATTTTCAGGTTTTCACTAATAAGAGGCAAGAAGAAACTGTCATTTATTATGCACTAGGCTGAAATACAATGACATGTATAACTGCACATTAAAAACAGTAgaacatttaccattttatatCCCCTAACTGACATTATGCATTAACAAGTGAGCTGAACACAATGACCTCTTAGGGAACT
Protein-coding sequences here:
- the NGLY1 gene encoding peptide-N(4)-(N-acetyl-beta-glucosaminyl)asparagine amidase isoform X5 → MAAAALGSSSGSASPAVAELCQNTPETFLEASKLLLTYADNILRNPNDEKYRSIRIGNTAFSTRLLPVRGAVECLFEMGFEEGETHLIFPKKASVEQLQKIRDLIAIERSSRLDGSNKSHKVKSSQQPAASTQLPTTPSSNPSGLNQHTRNRQGQSSDPPSASTVTADSAILEVLQSNIQHVLVYENPALQEKALACIPVQELKRKSQEKLSRARKLDKGINISDEDFLLLELLHWFKEEFFHWVNNVLCSKCGGQTRSRDRSLLPSDDELKWGAKEVEDHYCDACQFSNRFPRYNNPEKLLETRCGRCGEWANCFTLCCRAVGFEARYVWDYTDHVWTEVYSPSQQRWLHCDACEDVCDKPLLYEIGWGKKLSYVIAFSKDEIVDVTWRYSCKHEEVIARRTKVKEALLRDTINGLNKQRQLFLSENRRKELLQRIIVELVEFISPKTPKPGELGGRISGSVAWRVARGEMGLQRKETSFIPCENEKISKQLHLCYNIVKDRYVRVSNNNQTISGWENGVWKMESIFRKVETDWHMITVFTPMLIFLVPLKLFWKQN
- the NGLY1 gene encoding peptide-N(4)-(N-acetyl-beta-glucosaminyl)asparagine amidase isoform X3, which gives rise to MAAAALGSSSGSASPAVAELCQNTPETFLEASKLLLTYADNILRNPNDEKYRSIRIGNTAFSTRLLPVRGAVECLFEMGFEEGETHLIFPKKASVEQLQKIRDLIAIERSSRLDGSNKSHKVKSSQQPAASTQLPTTPSSNPSGLNQHTRNRQGQSSDPPSASTVTADSAILEVLQSNIQHVLVYENPALQEKALACIPVQELKRKSQEKLSRARKLDKGINISDEDFLLLELLHWFKEEFFHWVNNVLCSKCGGQTRSRDRSLLPSDDELKWGAKEVEDHYCDACQFSNRFPRYNNPEKLLETRCGRCGEWANCFTLCCRAVGFEARYVWDYTDHVWTEVYSPSQQRWLHCDACEDVCDKPLLYEIGWGKKLSYVIAFSKDEIVDVTWRYSCKHEEVIARRTKVKEALLRDTINGLNKQRQLFLSENRRKELLQRIIVELVEFISPKTPKPGELGGRISGSVAWRVARGEMGLQRKETSFIPCENEKISKQLHLCYNIVKDRYVRVSNNNQTISGWENGVWKMESIFRKVETDWHMTESRCVTRAGVQWHHPAHCNLRLPSSSNIHVSASRIAGITSVH